A window of Tripterygium wilfordii isolate XIE 37 chromosome 7, ASM1340144v1, whole genome shotgun sequence contains these coding sequences:
- the LOC120002252 gene encoding zinc finger protein CONSTANS-LIKE 16, whose amino-acid sequence MRCHSSSLVLRSPKKEEQEVPDTKEAIAEGEVDIIDELEGILGIEDDDEELGTVYGHDYHLSWDFMDLESYIYREEEEDEGGDGHIKVDNTIGSIDEEKSFYYGRGVKEESETVGFFDEEEHKASLNLNLNYQEVLDAWSDRGPFCGDDGYLSRANNGYYMGEVPVIEEERSTRREASVMRYKEKRQTRLFSKKIRYQVRKLNADKRPRFKGRFVKRV is encoded by the exons ATGAGGTGCCATAGCTCTTCACTAGTCTTGAGAAGCCCAaagaaagaagagcaagaagtACCGGATACCAAAGAAGCTATTGCTGAAGGTGAAGTCGATATTATAGACGAATTGGAGGGCATATTGGGGATTGAAGATGACGATGAGGAACTCGGAACAGTTTATGGTCATGATTATCATCTGAGTTGGGATTTCATGGACTTGgagagttatatatatagagaagaagaagaagatgaaggaggaGATGGGCATATTAAGGTGGATAACACTATTGGCTCCATTGATGAAGAGAAAAGCTTCTATTATGGCAGAGGTGTAAAAGAAGAAAGTGAGACTGTTGGGTTCTTCGATGAGGAAGAACATAAGGCGTCTTTGAATTTGAACTTGAATTATCAAGAGGTCTTGGATGCTTGGTCCGATCGTGGACCTTTCTGTGGCGATGATGGCTATCTTTCAAGGGCTAACAATGGCTACTAT ATGGGAGAAGTTCCAGTgatagaagaagagagaagtaCGAGAAGGGAAGCAAGTGTGATGAGGTATAAGGAGAAGCGTCAAACTAGATTGTTCTCCAAGAAGATAAGGTACCAAGTTCGCAAGCTCAATGCAGACAAAAGACCCAGATtcaag GGTCGTTTTGTGAAGAGAGTTTGA
- the LOC120002253 gene encoding LOB domain-containing protein 12-like, with the protein MGGSSPCASCKLLRRRCAKDCIFAPYFPSDDPHKFAIVHKVFGASNVSKMLQELPVHQRADAVSSLVYEANARVRDPVYGCVGAISYLQNEVSQLQMQLAVAQAEILCIQMQQDPVLPINQTEAIDDKSPLFLPSNSFNNLPHQYLNFACSSSVLQDPLKRESLW; encoded by the exons ATGGGAGGTTCATCACCATGTGCATCCTGCAAACTGTTGAGGCGCCGCTGTGCTAAGGACTGCATCTTCGCCCCTTATTTCCCTTCTGATGACCCTCACAAGTTTGCCATTGTTCATAAGGTCTTTGGTGCTAGCAATGTCAGCAAGATGTTGCAG gaGCTTCCAGTTCATCAAAGAGCTGATGCTGTAAGTAGTCTAGTTTATGAAGCAAATGCAAGAGTGAGAGACCCAGTTTATGGTTGTGTTGGTGCCATATCATACCTTCAAAATGAAGTTTCACAGTTGCAAATGCAGCTGGCTGTGGCTCAAGCAGAGATACTTTGCATTCAGATGCAGCAGGACCCTGTCTTACCTATTAACCAGACAGAAGCAATTGATGACAAATCGCCACTCTTTTTACCCAGTAATAGCTTTAATAACCTTCCCCATCAGTACCTCAACTTTGCCTGCTCTAGCAGTGTACTCCAAGACCCTCTTAAAAGAGAGTCTCTGTGGTAA
- the LOC120001777 gene encoding UDP-glycosyltransferase 87A1-like has translation MEASRDGPTTSCHVVALPYPGRGHINPMMNLCKVLSLKNPHILITFVVTEEWLGFISSEAKPANVRYKTVPNVIPSELGRANDFPGFIEAVFTKLEQPFERFLDQLELPVSAIVTDTYMAWAVGVGNRRNIPVASLWPMSATVFSVFHHFELLVKKGHFPVDLSEQGEELVNYIPGIPPTRLVDLPTIFRGRGQQVLNRALESVSSISNAQYLLFASIYELESEVIDALKSKLPIPVYSLGPLIPYLQNKDHEDNSSIDYLEWLNSQRLGSVLYISLGSFLSVSTAQMDEIVAGVRDSGVPFLWVSRSDSINMSDNEKGMMVPWCDQLRVLSHPSVGGFWTHCGWNSTMESLYAGVSMLTFPIFWDQTTDSKLIVEDWKVGRRVKGSEVLVKRDEIAELVKGFMDSRSIEGRERRERTRALKEICKAAVEEGGSTHTNLDSFIKDILLGQSC, from the exons ATGGAAGCTAGCAGAGATGGGCCAACCACCTCCTGCCACGTGGTGGCCTTGCCTTATCCAGGTAGAGGCCACATTAATCCCATGATGAACCTCTGCAAGGTCCTCTCCTTGAAAAACCCGCACATTCTCATAACCTTCGTCGTTACTGAAGAATGGCTTGGATTCATCTCCTCTGAGGCTAAGCCGGCAAATGTCCGCTATAAGACGGTCCCCAATGTTATCCCCTCCGAGCTGGGTCGAGCCAATGACTTCCCTGGCTTCATAGAGGCCGTGTTTACTAAGCTCGAGCAGCCGTTTGAGCGGTTCCTGGATCAGCTCGAGCTGCCAGTAAGTGCTATTGTGACGGATACTTACATGGCATGGGCGGTTGGGGTTGGGAATAGAAGGAATATTCCAGTGGCCTCGCTTTGGCCCATGTCAGCCACCGTGTTTTCCGTATTTCATCATTTTGAGCTGCTCGTCAAAAAGGGGCATTTCCCGGTTGACTTGTCAG AACAAGGGGAGGAGCTTGTCAACTACATTCCTGGAATTCCCCCAACCAGATTAGTAGATCTTCCCACAATCTTCCGAGGAAGAGGTCAACAAGTATTGAACCGAGCCCTTGAATCTGTTTCATCAATCTCTAATGCTCAATACCTACTCTTCGCTTCCATTTATGAGCTTGAATCCGAAGTCATTGATGCTCTAAAATCGAAGCTCCCAATCCCTGTTTACTCTCTAGGGCCCCTGATCCCATACTTGCAAAACAAAGATCATGAAGATAATTCTTCAATTGACTATCTTGAATGGCTGAATTCACAGCGTCTGGGCTCGGTCTTGTATATATCACTCGGAAGTTTTCTTTCAGTTTCTACAGCTCAAATGGATGAGATTGTTGCTGGTGTACGCGATAGTGGCGTTCCATTCTTGTGGGTTTCACGTAGTGACTCCATCAATATGAGTGATAATGAGAAGGGAATGATGGTGCCTTGGTGTGACCAATTAAGGGTGCTGTCTCACCCTTCTGTGGGTGGATTTTGGACGCATTGTGGGTGGAATTCCACAATGGAATCACTTTACGCAGGAGTTTCAATGCTTACTTTTCCGATCTTTTGGGATCAAACAACGGATAGTAAGTTGATTGTGGAAGACTGGAAGGTAGGAAGGAGGGTTAAGGGAAGTGAAGTTTTGGTTAAAAGAGACGAAATTGCAGAGCTTGTAAAAGGTTTCATGGATTCCAGGAGCATTGAAGGGAGAGAAAGGCGAGAAAGAACAAGAGCTCTCAAGGAGATTTGCAAAGCAGCAGTTGAAGAAGGTGGATCTACACATACTAATCTTGATTCTTTCATCAAAGACATCTTATTAGGACAATCTTGTTAA